From the Saccharomyces paradoxus chromosome XIV, complete sequence genome, one window contains:
- the RTT106 gene encoding Rtt106p (Histone chaperone~similar to YNL206C) yields MIKLSKYAKNACPKATSQSDSSTDFMSKLFLDELPEALSRKIGSVVRVLPNSLEIFEELYKYALNENNNNRSKHHKKPRTHDFSGQVKTDKISEANTIFKLEGVSVLSPLRKKLDLVFYLSNVDGSPVITFLKENERELSIHQLNKSIKMASFLPVPEKPNLIYLFMTYTSCEDNKFSEPVVMTLNKENTLNQFKRLGLLDSSVTDFEKCVEYIRKQAILTGFKISNPFINSKSADADAEKINSFHLQCHRGTKEGTLYFLPDHIIFGFKKPILLFDASDIESITYSSITRLTFNASLVTKNGEKYEFSMIDQTEYAKIDDYVKRKQMKDKSMSEELKAKSKSKGQPTDGATDQPSILQEATRQMQDEKKAGIFSDDDEENDQNFEAESDLSDGSGQESSDDAEDGEEAEEDDEEEDEEDEEEHQKSQTAFNEDNSLAPIHDKLDQELQYKEFKEPLELEDIPIEIDNDDDEDDEDGSGVEYD; encoded by the coding sequence ATGataaaattatcaaaatatgCTAAAAACGCATGCCCAAAAGCCACTAGTCAATCGGACAGTTCTACGGATTTCATGTCAAAATTGTTTTTAGATGAACTGCCAGAGGCTCTCAGCCGAAAAATTGGTTCTGTGGTTAGGGTGCTACCAAACTCATTAGAAATATTCGAAGAATTGTATAAATATGCattgaatgaaaataacaacaacagaaGCAAACATCATAAAAAGCCCAGGACGCATGATTTTTCTGGTCAGGTTAAAACGGATAAAATTTCGGAGGCCAACactattttcaaattaGAAGGTGTGTCCGTGCTGTCACCATTAAGGAAAAAGCTTGATTTGGTGTTCTATCTTTCTAATGTTGATGGATCTCCCGTAATAACATTTTTAAAGGAAAACGAAAGAGAATTGAGCATCCACCAACTAAACAAAAGTATCAAAATGGCTTCATTCTTGCCAGTACCAGAAAAACCTAATCTAATATATCTCTTCATGACTTACACATCGTGTGAAGAcaacaaattttctgaACCTGTGGTAATGACTTTAAACAAGGAAAATACACTAAACCAATTCAAGAGGTTAGGGCTTCTCGATTCTAGTGTAACAGACTTCGAAAAGTGTGTTGAGtatataagaaaacaagCCATTTTGACAGGTTTTAAAATTTCGAATCCCTTTATCAACAGTAAGTCAGCCGACGCTgatgctgaaaaaataaactcATTCCATTTACAGTGTCATAGAGGTACCAAAGAGGGTACACTATATTTTTTACCAGATCACATAATTTTTGGGTTTAAAAAGCCCATTTTATTATTCGACGCTTCCGACATTGAATCTATAACGTATTCATCTATTACCAGATTAACGTTCAATGCAAGCTTGGTAACGAAAAATGGCGAAAAATACGAGTTTTCGATGATAGATCAAACTGAATATGCCAAAATTGACGACTACgttaaaagaaagcaaatgAAGGACAAATCTATGTCTGAGGAATTGAAAGCTAAATCTAAGAGCAAAGGCCAGCCAACTGACGGCGCAACTGATCAGCCATCTATTCTACAGGAGGCCACCCGCCAAATGCAAGACGAGAAAAAGGCAGGTATATTTtcagatgatgatgaagaaaatgaccAAAATTTCGAAGCTGAGAGTGACCTTTCGGATGGCAGTGGCCAAGAATCCTCAGACGATGCTGAAGACGGAGAGGAAGCAGAGgaagacgatgaagaagaagatgaagaggacGAAGAGGAACATCAAAAAAGCCAAACCGCTTTTAATGAGGATAATAGTCTCGCGCCTATACATGATAAACTAGATCAGGAACTCCAATAtaaagaattcaaagaacCGTTAGAACTCGAAGACATTCCCATAGAGATTGAcaatgacgatgatgaagatgatgaggaCGGATCCGGAGTAGAATACGATTGA
- the SPS18 gene encoding Sps18p (similar to YNL204C) yields the protein MRLFENSKDMENRKRLLRAKKAAGNNNCFECKSVNPQFVSCSFGIFICVNCANLLRGLGTNIFCVKSITMDSFEEKDVRRVEKSGNFRFGSFLSKNGILQNGIPLREKYDNLFAKSYKRRLANEVRSNDINQNMYLGFNNFEQYTDSATNQIRDRTLREISNNTNNSEGAEFILPEKVLGSDNFQDCERFPTRLSSQRNLDENNLASATSTLTIEKFQNDPIGTISRSWVLLSDALYKSYEDFKGSVVQPTIENIQQRNLSNDIKRSLVQFNEKLHETPHLPSPVFSCFTGGDILPPEFN from the coding sequence ATGCGTTTGTTCGAGAATAGCAAAGATATGGAAAATCGAAAGAGACTGTTACGTGCTAAGAAAGCGGCTGGCAATAACAATTGCTTTGAATGCAAAAGTGTCAATCCACAATTCGTTTCTTGTAGCTTCGGTATATTTATTTGTGTTAATTGTGCAAACCTCTTGAGGGGACTAGGTACAAACATCTTTTGTGTAAAATCAATAACAATGGATagttttgaagaaaaggacGTCAGAAGAGTAGAGAAAAGTGGAAATTTTAGATTCGGTTCCTTTTTGTCTAAAAATGGTATTCTACAGAACGGAATTCCGTTACgtgaaaaatatgataattTGTTTGCTAAAAGTTACAAGAGAAGGCTGGCCAATGAAGTGCGTAGCAATGATATAAATCAGAATATGTATTTGGGATTTAATAATTTCGAACAGTATACGGACAGTGCCACAAACCAAATAAGAGATCGAACATTGAGAGAAATATCCAACAACACCAATAATTCGGAAGGGGCGGAATTTATACTACCGGAGAAGGTGTTAGGCTCAGATAATTTTCAAGACTGCGAAAGATTTCCCACCCGTTTGAGCTCCCAAAGAAATCTCGACGAGAATAATCTAGCAAGTGCCACGAGTACTTTAACAATcgaaaaattccaaaatgaCCCCATTGGTACCATTTCTAGAAGCTGGGTGTTGCTTTCAGATGCATTATACAAATCATACGAAGACTTTAAAGGCTCGGTTGTTCAACCAACGATTGAAAACATTCAGCAGCGGAATTTGTCAAATGACATTAAAAGATCACTTGTGCAGTTTAATGAGAAGTTGCATGAAACACCCCATTTACCCTCGCCagtattttcttgttttacTGGGGGAGACATTCTTCCTCCAGAATTCAATTAG
- the SPS19 gene encoding 2,4-dienoyl-CoA reductase (NADPH) (Peroxisomal 2,4-dienoyl-CoA reductase~similar to YNL202W), giving the protein MDTMNTGNTLNSKFITEGSWRPDLFKGKVAFVTGGAGTICRVQTEALVLLGCKAAIVGRDQERTEKAAKGISQLAKDEDAVLAIANVDVRNFEQVEKAVEKTVQEFGKIDFVIAGAAGNFVCDFVNLSPNAFKSVVDIDLLGSFNTAKACVKELKKSKGSILFVSATFHYYGVPFQGHVGAAKAGIDALAKNLAVELGPLGIRSNCIAPGAIDNTEGLKRLAGKKYKEKALAKIPLQRLGSTRDIAESTVYIFSPAASYVTGTVLVVDGGMWHLGTYFGHELYPEALIKSMTSKL; this is encoded by the coding sequence ATGGACACTATGAATACAGGAAACACTTTGAATAGTAAATTCATAACTGAGGGTTCGTGGAGACCTGATTTATTCAAGGGTAAAGTAGCATTTGTCACAGGTGGTGCTGGGACGATATGCCGGGTGCAGACAGAAGCCTTGGTTCTTCTTGGCTGTAAAGCAGCCATTGTAGGAAGAGATCAGGaaagaacagaaaaagCGGCTAAAGGTATTTCGCAGTTGGCAAAAGACGAAGATGCAGTTTTGGCTATTGCAAACGTCGATGTTCGCAATTTTGAACAGGTGGAGAAGGCGGTTGAAAAGACAGTACAGGAATTCGGCAAGATCGATTTTGTCATTGCTGGTGCTGCCGGAAATTTTGTCTGCGATTTTGTTAACCTCTCTCCAAATGCCTTCAAATCTGTTGTTGATATAGATTTATTAGGAAGTTTCAATACCGCAAAGGCATGCGTAAAGGagctgaaaaaatcaaagggctccattctttttgtcTCCGCCACTTTCCATTACTATGGTGTGCCCTTCCAAGGCCATGTCGGCGCCGCTAAAGCGGGAATAGATGCCTTGGCTAAGAATCTAGCGGTTGAATTGGGCCCTCTGGGCATACGTTCAAATTGCATTGCTCCAGGTGCTATTGATAATACGGAAGGCTTAAAAAGATTGGCAGGGAAGAAATATAAGGAAAAGGCCTTGGCAAAGATACCATTACAAAGGTTAGGATCTACAAGAGATATAGCCGAATCTACggtttatattttttcgCCCGCCGCATCATATGTCACCGGTACCGTCTTGGTTGTTGATGGCGGTATGTGGCATTTAGGAACATACTTCGGACATGAGTTGTATCCAGAAGCCTTAATCAAGAGTATGACGTCTAAACTATAA
- the PSY2 gene encoding Psy2p (Subunit of protein phosphatase PP4 complex~similar to YNL201C), which produces MSLPGTPTTSPTPMDEDTEQAVSVNTEPKRVKVYILENNEWKDTGTGFCIGEVEEGKFAYLVVSDEDSPTETLLKSKLEGNIEYQRQEETLIVWKDLGGKDIALSFEESMGCDTLCEFIVHVQRNIESNISLVTVKSSDNGLGSVHDIITGPVTLPSNDLQQNSQTLLEALKILNENTSFDFLKNETIEFILQSNYIDTLISHFHKAEEEKIPKDLFLLSNIIKTLILYNQRDILESMVEDDRIMGIVGILEYDTEYPTSKANHRKYLGSKGPNFKEVIPLENEDLKIIMKKCFRLQFLKDVVLVRFLDDHNFNLISEIVMDLETCIIDFLQVGTFLDRLIELYDTNTLPKNPSEKEKFVQKRKDGIRLLQQCVQMSINLDAVDRSKFYKTLVRKGLFKVLDYAFHMETDSNVRILATDTIITIIEHDILLIHNVQNEDSFKRQHRLAPDDKSSVRKNPQDYSSSTDSKLLLILSTILLSDRSPGLREQVVQALNTLLHPEGCLGNGEGSYDLTGRSSYESKNTSEDFSNFGYGLNSDSINLNNYHYNSDEMNNLEPESESEFQVMEYFANFYNKIAPILFGPLIKKDSTMEISELNGQIEKVQKDDLLLIHLVKLVSFVCTEHDRVLSRRFILENGILDSVSKLIGGNHILQLRLTAVRCVKNLMCLDDKYYHRYMISKNLYAPVFKLFQENIDKNNLANSCIQDFFRIIITECRGYQGDGQNRKGESNSSYNSNSNNVKLNVNNNRTNFTILNKYLVQTYGDTLKKATDIPFIKDMLEIGEENQPDHSSFENSIEGENDISVNISSDGFTSNHLEEIDIKNVKRLHSEIDHFENDPHYSSDQLAFKKSVDQMNAST; this is translated from the coding sequence ATGTCATTACCAGGTACACCAACTACCTCTCCGACCCCGATGGATGAGGATACTGAACAAGCCGTTTCGGTTAACACTGAACCTAAAAGAGTAAAAGTTTATATTCTAGAGAACAACGAATGGAAAGACACAGGTACGGGGTTTTGTATAGGAGAAGTGGAAGAGGGCAAATTTGCATACCTTGTTGTCTCAGATGAAGACTCCCCGACTGAAACTTTGTTAAAGTCCAAACTAGAAGGAAATATTGAATATCAACGGCAGGAGGAAACGCTTATTGTTTGGAAGGATTTGGGAGGAAAAGACATAGCTTTGAGTTTTGAAGAGAGTATGGGATGTGACACCCTATGTGAATTCATTGTTCACGTCCAAAGGAACATAGAGTCAAATATTTCTCTAGTCACTGTAAAATCTAGCGACAACGGGCTTGGGTCTGTTCACGATATCATAACGGGTCCCGTGACCTTGCCCTCTAACGACCTTCAACAAAATAGTCAAACTTTATTAGAAGCTCTAAAGATTCTGAATGAAAATACCTCTTTCGACtttctgaaaaatgaaaccaTTGAGTTTATCCTCCAGTCAAATTACATCGATACATTAATTTCTCATTTCCATaaagcagaagaagaaaagatacCGAAGGATTTATTTTTGCTAAGTAACATCATCAAAACTTTGATACTTTATAACCAAAGAGATATATTGGAGTCAATGGTCGAGGACGATAGAATCATGGGGATAGTTGGGATTTTAGAATACGATACTGAATACCCTACATCAAAGGCGAACCatagaaaatatttagGTTCAAAAGGCCccaatttcaaagaggTTATTCCAttggaaaatgaagatttaaaaataataatgaaaaaatgttttcgCTTACAGTTCTTAAAAGATGTGGTATTAGTACGATTTTTAGACGACCATAATTTTAACTTAATCTCGGAAATTGTCATGGATTTAGAAACATGTATAATCGACTTTCTTCAAGTAGGGACGTTTTTGGATAGACTAATAGAGCTATATGATACCAACACTCTTCCAAAAAACCCTTCagagaaagagaagttTGTACAGAAACGGAAAGACGGGATTAGACTGTTGCAACAATGCGTTCAAATGTCGATCAATTTAGACGCGGTTGATCGTTCCAAATTCTACAAAACACTTGTTCGAAAGGGCCTATTCAAAGTCTTAGATTATGCATTTCACATGGAAACGGATAGTAATGTTCGGATTTTAGCTACGGATACTATCATTACTATAATCGAACATGATATCTTGTTAATTCACAACGTTCAGAACGAAGATTCTTTCAAACGGCAACATAGATTAGCTCCTGATGACAAGTCCTCCGTTCGGAAAAATCCACAGGATTACAGCTCTAGTACCGATTCCAAGTTGCTATTAATACTTTCAACAATCCTTCTTTCCGACAGGAGCCCCGGATTGCGAGAACAGGTTGTGCAAGCGCTAAATACTTTGCTTCATCCAGAAGGATGTCTTGGTAATGGAGAGGGCTCATATGATCTCACGGGTAGGTCCAGTTATGAATCAAAGAACACATCTGAAGACTTCTCAAACTTCGGTTATGGTTTAAACTCGGATTCAATTAATTTAAACAACTATCATTATAACAGTGATGAAATGAATAACTTAGAGCCAGAATCTGAGTCCGAATTTCAAGTAATGGAATATTTTGCAAATTTCTACAATAAAATTGCTCCTATACTGTTTGGACCATTAATCAAAAAGGATAGCACGATGGAAATATCAGAACTGAATGGACAGATAGAAAAGGTTCAAAAAGACGATCTTTTGTTGATTCATTTAGTTAAATTGGTATCATTTGTGTGCACCGAGCACGATCGTGTCTTATCCAGAAGATTCATATTAGAAAATGGTATACTAGATTCTGTCAGCAAACTTATTGGCGGTAACCATATATTGCAGCTGAGGTTAACAGCAGTAAGGTGCGTTAAAAACCTTATGTGTCTCGATGATAAATACTACCATCGATATatgatttccaaaaatttatatGCGCCAGTTTTCAAACTCTTCCAGGAGAACATAGATAAAAACAATCTTGCAAATTCGTGcattcaagattttttccgCATTATCATAACAGAATGTAGAGGGTACCAAGGTGATGGCCAAAACAGAAAGGGAGAGAGCAACAGTTCTTATAATAGCAATAGTAATAACGTTAAATTAAACGTGAATAACAATAGGACAAACTTTACCATTTTAAACAAATACTTAGTTCAAACTTATGGCgatactttgaaaaaagctaCTGATATACCTTTCATCAAGGACATGCTAGAAATTGGGGAAGAAAACCAACCCGATCATTCtagttttgaaaatagcATTGAAGGCGAGAATGATATTTCAGTAAATATATCATCAGATGGATTCACTTCAAACCATTTAGAAGAGATTGACATTAAAAACGTCAAAAGATTACATTCCGAGATCGATcactttgaaaatgatCCGCATTATTCTAGTGATCAGTTAgcatttaaaaaaagcGTCGACCAAATGAATGCAAGCAcatga
- the NNR1 gene encoding NADHX epimerase (NADHX epimerase~similar to YNL200C) codes for MSTLKVVSSKLAAEIDKELMGPQIGFTLQQLMELAGFSVAQAVCRQFPLRGKTETEKGKHVFVIAGPGNNGGDGLVCARHLKLFGYNPIVFYPKRSERTEFYKQLVHQLNFFKVPVLSQDEGNWLEYLKPEKTLCIVDAIFGFSFKPPMREPFKGIVEELCKVQDIIPIVSVDIPTGWDVDKGPIAQPSINPAVLVSLTVPKPCSTHIRENHTTHYVGGRFIPRDFANKYGFEPFGYESTDQILKL; via the coding sequence atgtcTACGTTGAAAGTTGTTTCATCGAAGCTTGCAGCTGAAATCGATAAAGAATTGATGGGTCCTCAAATCGGATTCACTTTACAACAGCTAATGGAATTAGCTGGGTTTAGTGTCGCACAGGCTGTATGCCGCCAGTTTCCACTGAGAGGTAAGACTGAAACGGAGAAGGGCAAACATGTATTTGTTATTGCTGGCCCAGGTAATAATGGCGGGGATGGCCTCGTATGCGCAAGACATTTGAAGCTTTTTGGTTACAACCCTATTGTTTTCTACCCCAAGAGAAGCGAGCGCACTGAATTTTACAAACAGCTGGTTCACCAGTtgaacttcttcaaagttCCTGTGCTGTCCCAAGATGAGGGAAACTGGTTGGAATATTTGAAGCCAGAAAAGACCTTATGTATTGTGGATGCAATATTTGGTTTTAGTTTCAAGCCTCCCATGAGAGAACCGTTCAAGGGTATTGTAGAAGAACTGTGCAAAGTGCAAGATATTATCCCAATCGTTTCAGTGGACATCCCTACAGGCTGGGACGTTGACAAGGGTCCGATCGCGCAGCCCTCAATTAACCCTGCCGTTCTTGTATCTTTAACTGTCCCCAAGCCGTGCAGCACTCACATCAGGGAGAACCATACAACTCATTATGTGGGGGGAAGATTCATTCCTCGAGATTTCGCAAATAAATACGGCTTTGAGCCATTTGGATATGAATCCACTGACCAAATATTAAAACTTTGA
- the GCR2 gene encoding Gcr2p (Transcriptional activator of genes involved in glycolysis~similar to YNL199C) gives MHHQTKLDVFIIRAYNLLSNESVISGASLQSVTNSPQTTTNTPSGMVNGVVGTGIANPTGLMGSDSTPNIDEIITSNGTNSLAKTSSDSANATPNGNSSSTSAISNTSNPTTTGNNASSSITSNGIYTQAQYSQLFAKISKLYNATLSSGSIDDRSTSPKSAIELYQRFQQIIKELELSFDASPYAKYFRRLDGRLWEIKANSELENDELWRLVSMSIFTVFDPQTGQILTQGRRKGNSLNTSTKGSPSDLQGINNGNNSGSNGNIGNGNNIKNYGNKNMANNRTKKRGTRVAKNAKNGKNNKNSNKERNSIADTNAFSNTTISNPGTNMLFDPSLSQQLQKRLQTLSQDVNSRSLTGYYTQPTSPGSGGFEFGLSHADLNPNASSNTMGYNTMSNNGSHSWKRRSLGSLDVNTLDDEAVEELLQLTNTNKRQRPMATTAEGALINDGPDTNLNATNTQMKVDLNPPNSMGPMDTEAVIRPLKEAYDAIISEKGQRIVQLERELELQRQETQWLRKMLIEDMGCVRSMLRDLQR, from the coding sequence ATGCATCACCAAACTAAGTTAGATGTATTTATAATTAGAGCTTATAATCTACTGTCTAACGAGTCTGTCATCAGTGGTGCTTCTTTACAGAGTGTTACAAACTCGCCACAGACGACGACGAACACGCCCTCAGGTATGGTTAATGGCGTGGTAGGAACAGGGATTGCTAATCCAACAGGGTTGATGGGATCTGATAGCACACCTAATATCGATGAGATTATAACAAGCAATGGTACTAACTCTCTGGCGAAAACCAGTTCGGATAGTGCTAACGCGACGCCGAATGGTAATTCAAGCTCCACCTCAGCCATAAGTAATACCAGCAACCCTACCACCACCGGTAACAATGCGAGCTCTAGCATAACGTCAAATGGAATATATACGCAAGCTCAATATTCTCAACTTTTCGCCAAAATATCAAAGCTGTATAACGCTACGCTATCGTCTGGGTCAATCGATGATAGATCGACCTCACCAAAATCCGCAATCGAACTAtatcaaagatttcaacAAATCATTAAGGAACTGGAGCTCAGTTTTGACGCAAGTCCTTACGCAAAGTATTTCCGCCGTTTGGATGGAAGACTTTGGGAAATAAAGGCAAACTCAGAATTGGAAAACGATGAATTATGGCGATTAGTCTCAATGAGCATATTTACTGTATTCGATCCTCAGACCGGCCAAATTCTAACTCAGGGACGTAGGAAGGGAAACTCCTTAAACACATCAACTAAAGGCTCTCCATCAGACTTACAGGGAATAAACAATGGGAATAACAGTGGGAGTAATGGTAACATCGGAAATGGgaataatattaaaaactatggaaataaaaatatggCCAACAAtcgaacaaaaaaaagaggaaccAGAGTGGCTAAAAATGCtaaaaatgggaaaaataataaaaatagtaaTAAGGAGAGGAACAGCATTGCAGATACGAACGCATTCAGTAACACAACAATAAGTAACCCAGGTACCAATATGCTTTTTGATCCATCATTGTCTCAGCAACTACAAAAGCGGCTGCAAACGCTCTCCCAAGATGTCAATTCTCGTTCGTTAACAGGATATTATACACAGCCAACCAGTCCTGGTTCAGGCGGATTTGAATTTGGCCTGAGCCATGCGGATCTAAACCCCAATGCTTCCAGTAATACCATGGGCTATAATACAATGTCAAATAATGGATCCCATTCGTGGAAACGAAGATCATTAGGATCCTTAGACGTTAATACCCTGGATGATGAAGCGGTGGAAGAACTCCTGCAACTGACAAATACGAACAAGAGGCAGAGACCGATGGCAACTACAGCAGAGGGTGCGTTAATTAATGATGGTCCGGACACTAATTTAAACGCGACCAACACCCAGATGAAAGTTGATCTAAATCCTCCGAACAGCATGGGTCCTATGGATACAGAAGCCGTGATACGCCCATTAAAAGAAGCTTATGACGCTATCATATCCGAAAAAGGCCAAAGAATTGTGCAATTGGAAAGGGAATTAGAATTACAACGTCAAGAGACGCAGTGGTTAAGGAAAATGTTAATTGAGGACATGGGATGTGTTAGAAGCATGTTAAGAGATTTACAAAGATga
- the WHI3 gene encoding mRNA-binding protein WHI3 (RNA binding protein that sequesters CLN3 mRNA in cytoplasmic foci~similar to YNL197C), whose protein sequence is MQSSVYFDQTGSFASSSDNIVSTTTNTHNISPSHRSSLNLNTSSHPHEMSGRGSASGELYLNDTNSPLAITSMLNTLALGSMPQDIPSSNSNNHDNNIKGNYSLKLSNVPKDITLRECYAIFALAEGVKSIELQKKNSSNIVPASLEDENDIFIIARFELLNLAINYAVILNSKNELFGPSFPSKTTVEIIDDTTKNLVSFPSSAIFNDASRLTKSTSGMKRPSLLSQRSRFSFSDPFSNDSPLTQQQSQQQQQQQQQQQSQQQQQQQHSSQKHSPQQCNQQQTNSSVPLSSQGQVIGLHSNHSHQDLSVEPSIPTSDIGKSFLLRDNTEINEKIWGTSGIPSSINGYMSTPQPSTPTLEWGNTSASQHGSSFFLPSAASTAIAPTNSNTSANANANANNGTSNTGANTVLSASSQQPMMQIGNAMNTSLTSSNSLPPYGLMSSQSQHMSNMVNTSDMNITPQKQNRFMQQPQPEHMYPVNQSSTPQKVPPARLSSSRNSHKNNSTTSLSSNITGSASISQADLSLLARIPPPANPADQNPPCNTLYVGNLPSDATEQELRQLFSGQEGFRRLSFRNKNTTSNGHSHGPMCFVEFDDVSFATRALAELYGRQLPRSTVSSKGGIRLSFSKNPLGVRGPNSRRGGTSNPNPNVNMLSSYNSNVGHIKN, encoded by the coding sequence ATGCAAAGTTCAGTTTATTTTGACCAAACAGGGTCATTTGCGTCCAGTAGCGATAACATTGTGTCGACTACCACCAATACACACAATATTTCTCCCAGTCATCGTTCCAGTTTGAATCTGAACACTTCTTCTCATCCCCATGAAATGTCGGGTAGAGGAAGCGCGAGTGGGGAGTTGTATTTGAATGACACAAACTCGCCCTTAGCCATAACATCTATGCTGAATACACTTGCTCTTGGAAGTATGCCGCAAGACATTCCAAGCAGCAACAGTAACAACcacgataataatattaaggGGAACTACAGCCTGAAATTGTCAAACGTACCCAAGGATATTACCCTTAGAGAATGCTATGCAATTTTCGCTCTTGCTGAAGGTGTGAAAAGTATAGaattacagaaaaaaaactcttCAAACATTGTCCCTGCCTCATTAGAAGAcgaaaatgatatttttatcattgcTAGATTTGAATTGTTGAATCTAGCTATCAATTATGCTGTTATTTTGAATTCGAAAAATGAGCTCTTCGGGCCCAGTTTCCCCAGTAAGACTACCGTTGAAATAATAGATGACACTACAAAAAACTTAGTTTCGTTCCCATCATCTGCAATTTTCAATGACGCCTCGAGATTGACTAAATCAACCTCTGGAATGAAAAGACCAAGTTTACTATCGCAAAGGTCTCGGTTTTCATTTAGTGATCCATTTTCCAATGATTCTCCTTTAACGCAACAACAATCccagcaacagcagcaacaacaacaacagcagcaatcacaacagcaacagcaacagcaacacTCCTCTCAAAAACATTCACCACAACAATGTAATCAACAGCAAACAAATTCTTCAGTACCGTTATCTTCTCAAGGCCAGGTTATTGGGTTACATTCTAACCATTCACATCAAGATTTGTCCGTGGAACCATCAATCCCAACATCTGATATTGGCAAATCTTTCCTGTTGAGAGATAACACTGAAATTAACGAAAAGATATGGGGCACAAGTGGTATACCTTCCAGCATCAACGGTTACATGAGCACTCCTCAACCTTCTACACCAACTTTAGAATGGGGAAACACTTCTGCATCCCAACATGGTTCTTCGTTCTTTTTACCTTCCGCGGCATCGACAGCTATTGCACCTACGAATAGCAACACAAGCGCCAATGCAAACGCCAACGCCAACAACGGGACCAGCAACACTGGCGCTAACACGGTACTCTCTGCTAGCTCGCAGCAGCCGATGATGCAAATTGGTAATGCAATGAACACTTCCTTAACCTCTTCTAATTCATTGCCTCCTTACGGCTTGATGTCTTCTCAGTCGCAGCACATGTCAAATATGGTTAACACCTCTGATATGAATATTACACCTCAAAAACAGAACAGATTCATGCAACAACCCCAACCAGAGCATATGTATCCTGTGAACCAAAGCAGCACCCCTCAAAAAGTACCGCCCGCAAGACTAAGCTCAAGTAGAAATTCGCACAAGAATAACTCTACTACTTCACTATCCTCCAATATCACTGGATCTGCCTCGATTTCTCAAGCTGATTTGTCACTACTAGCGAGAATTCCGCCTCCTGCCAACCCAGCTGATCAAAATCCGCCTTGTAATACTCTTTATGTAGGGAACTTACCCTCTGATGCTACTGAACAAGAACTAAGACAACTGTTTTCTGGTCAGGAAGGTTTCAGAAGACTGTCATTCAGAAATAAAAACACTACCTCTAATGGCCATAGTCATGGACCGATGTGTTTCGTTGAATTCGATGATGTTAGTTTTGCGACAAGAGCGTTGGCCGAATTATATGGGAGACAGTTACCTCGCTCTACAGTGAGCAGTAAAGGAGGTATAAGATTaagcttttcaaaaaaccCATTGGGTGTTAGAGGACCAAACAGTAGGAGAGGAGGTACTAGTAATCCAAATCCTAATGTAAATATGCTTTCGAGTTACAATTCTAATGTTGGTCATATAAAGAACTAA